The Drosophila innubila isolate TH190305 chromosome 2L unlocalized genomic scaffold, UK_Dinn_1.0 4_B_2L, whole genome shotgun sequence genome segment TATGCAATACAAACACACGTCCAGGCACACCACATcccatacacatacaaatgcagGTGTTGAAGACACACATTTGACGTATTTACATACAATTAGTTTGTGAAATGTAAATTcaacacaaccacacacacacaccacaaaacacacaaaaaagtttgtaaagataaatgaaaataaaaagaaatacaaattgaaaatcggtGGGATAGCAACAACTTTTATCGTTACGGCTGACAAATGCccagcaacaataattttctaaaatgcataaatcaaatatgtatTAGCATAAATTGCTTTTCTTCAATTAGCATGTTTAATAATCACATCGCATTTCATACGTATcttcaattaaattctaaaGATAACTTCTACAAGTTTCTGTTTCAAagtttatttgatatatttactAAGTTGGCATCTGGTCAATTATTTACAGTGCTTAAAAACTAACAGTTCATGcagcaaaaaccaaaaatttggAGTAATTACTGCTTGTACTAGAGCATATAACATACGAAAATTCAGAGCTAAAGCtaaatcaaatgaataaaaagttattagatttaaaaaacgGTTTGATTTCCTTATTCGACTTCAACTTCGACAGATATTTGAACagtcaaagcaaaacaaaagaaaataaaacctaTTGTAAACTTGTGAGTGGTATTCTTACAAAAGACTTCTAAGCGTTCCATAAACagattttttggttttatttaaaaatgtgtattgTGTCCagaataaataacaaaagggAAGAAACTTTTGGTCATACTAAAAGACTTAATATGGCTTTGGATATTTGATCTGACTATCGTCATCACAAAATGGGACATCAGAAATTTTGAGGCATggaaagactttcgtcactagacttttacctcgtaaggTTCAAACTTTGTGAAACGCTTTGACTTAAAATCAGCACCGTTTTATTTAAGATATGAAAAACACACATGGGAAGAGCGAATTAACATTTTTGCCTTTAATTACAGTGtcagacagatggacagacaaTATTATGAATTCCTTCttccaaaattaaaagataagaGTCGATTAcaaatgagaaatttgacgaaataatattatttcatttacattCTTACAAAGACGAGTCCCTCGGGAAATATCAATTCCATGGAGTGACGAGAAGTCAGAAGAGTGCTTAATGTACGAACGGCAGCATTGCTATTGTGTTGCAGGGACTTAACCGTGGGCCAAATGTTGCACTGCCACATGACATGCAGCAGACACTGTTTGCTGTGGCAATGCTTCTCGCTGAGAAGGAACAGCACCACGAGAATGTTGCGCAGCAATTGGACCGGCAATTCCAGACGCAGAAGATCACAAATGGCATGAAGAGCACCACAATCGATAAAGTATTCCAGGTAGCAACGACAAAGATGCAAAGCCAAGCTGACAAGGGTCCAGCCGGCGGTCAGGCGCACTCGCTGATTGGGCTCCTGTTTGCTGGCGCAGAAGACAATCTTCTTCAACAAACCCAACTCCACAAAGTGCTCCAGCTTAATGCATCTGTTGTCGATGATTCCGCTCAGCAGCTGTAGCACCAAGATCCGTATCTCCAGTCGTCCGCCCAAGACCAGACCGTGGATATGCAAAAGAATGCTCTTGGGGAATTTGAAGAGTGACTCACGACGTCGATATTCCAAGCAGACATTTGACAGTACAAAGATTGCCTGCCGCTGCACCTCCTCCACTGGACTAAGAACAAAGCGAACCACACGACTCAGCAGCCTCGACTTGAGCATGGCAGGTACCATCGCCGAGTGATACTCGGAGATGAGTCGAGATAACTGCAATGCCGGCACCAGCAACTCCACATCCTGTGAGTGATGCAGCAAAGCGGGCAACGCTTGAGCAATCTTCTTGATGGCATACAAAGATGGACCTGGTACCTTGTATCTCAACACCTGATAGAGCAGCCACATCACTTGTCCCTGGTGTTCGTGGTTCAAGAGACGCAACAACTCGGTTAACAGACCCGACTCCACAACGGCATCTCTCATCCGCCAGCCACAGACGAGGATGTTGCTCAGCAACGCCAGACAACAGCATTTGATGGTGCCTCGCAGTCGGGACATGTTAAGAATCTGacgcaacaacgacaacaactcgGTGGTCAGAACCAGACGCTTCACATCCACCTTGGTGCAGTGTGTCGTCATCTCGTGCAGCACTCGCAACGCCTTCACACACTGCCGAGGCGTGTGTTGTGGACTCGGTTCCCTTAGGAACTCGAGCAGGCCTTCGATCAACCTGCCTCGCCATGATATCTCCATGTTGGAGGCCAGCCAGAGTGCATAATCCTTAGCGGACTCCAACTGATTGTCCAGACATTGAAAGGTTAGCAAATTCTCACAGACAAGAGTCACCTCTTGAGCACTCATCGCGCTATACAAAGCAGAAATAGCTTCAGTCTAGTTGTTATACATCAGTCTTGTTATAATACTTACTGCAAAAGTGTTTGAAAAGTGGTCAAGTTGGAAGTTGGATGGTTTTCCGCTTTCtgtatcaaatttatttttatgggtTTGTATGTGAATATCTCAAAATTTCTAAAGATTATATTTCTGTTTTATGCTTTGACACATACGATTGTCAAGTTACGTTTctagtaataataaataccaaaaatactaGTGTACATTGGGGTagattgaaaaatgtattttatatttacggAACTCCTGTAATATGAATGGATGATACGATATAAATGcaatatataaatgcaaaacaatttttatttacttttgacAATTGTTGAAAGCATTTTTTaggttgattaattttataatatagtcATGTGAAAACCACAAAAAGGTTGTGAAAAAAACAAGCACTatctatagtatatatatatcaaattctttgtcctgactgaatgactgactgactgactcactcatcgatcattgcacagcccaaaccataagacctaggaagCTAAAATTTGCACACAATATAACCAAGACAATTTTATCGTGCAATAAGACGGCATTTTGGGAAATTCGAATTGCAAGGGGGTTAAAGTTCACGCTTTGAGAAAATTGATTGGtatgaaaatgtttgttaatttttaagctatctcaaccaaagtatatatttgggactgcctgttacatcctgaccaagtttAGTCAACatcgggttactatatcatatagctgccataggaaaaaTCGAATGTAAATTTACCTTTAGTAGGAAAAGTACGAGCCATTAAATTGTTAAGCTCAAGTAAGTGTCAGAACATAAATAAACGTGCCTGTCGGtagtcataaaaataaaaatttattttttcaaatcaattgacaagactttaaacaaaaagtaaGCTACGTGAGCCATAACTATACAGAACGTTTACTCAAAGTAACAAGTAActccaaaaaacaaaattattcaaaccgAAATAGCCGATTAGTAACCAAATCACTTATAACAGTTAGTTTCAGTTCAAtcaagtattaaatttaaggtGTAATCatctttttagaatttaaatttgaaatatttttttcttaaatggaataaatattgttgaaaaattaaacttttattctgaaaaaaaatgttttaccgAAATCATACCGGTATTTCGAATACAtacaaaacatacaaaaaccGGTAACCGTTGCGTAGCCGATATCTAAAAGCCTAATTACAAACATGTataaccgaaaccgtaactgaaaccaATATTTGATTCTGTTTGACACCctgttttttactttatagGACTTTAATTTagcaacttaaattaaaatagaacaTGTTAAGGAAATTCACATCCCAAAAATATTGTCGAAAGGCAAGAgtatgaaatatttgtaatccttatttattgaatttattgtaaaactAACGTACCTTATTCAAATAGTTGTATTGATGTATCATATAAATCGATAAATACTTACCAATGAAATTACTCCAAAAATTAAgacattattttaagaatcCTATAGTGACATCATTGCCTGTAGACATAGCAATTTTATCCTGACCCAGATTATGAAGAATATCTTGATGTTGCAGTTAATAACCTTTGCTGACCTTCATTTGAAGGACCAAGCACTTCAACAACTATACAACTTGAACATTTCtttcatataatatttacttgATACGCATACACAGAGTGTTCACAAAGTTGAGCTGCTCGTCTCTGGTTTTTATCTACTAAAGCCTCCCGCCACCACTTTTGGTTGGCTTAATTGCCCTAACTACTTGCTTTGCCATTTCATTTCTCCGCAAAATCTGTCGTCCTTGTCCGCTGCGTCGTCCAGTCTAAGAGGGGAGGCAGTGctcttattaaatttacaattgcaGGGATTATGTCAGACAGGCAGCGTTAAGGAGCTCAGCTGAGGCTCATTTTAGCCACTTCACTTCGATTTTTGCTGTCAGCCAACCTCGAGTTTCCAACGATGTGCCTTCAATGGCTTAAGATATATATCCTAAAGAGCTTTAAATGCCAATCAAGCTGCTGTGATTGTAAATGTTTCTATGTATGCCACGGCATGCGGGTGCGTGTAccagtgtgtgtgagtgtgtgattgGGTATGTGTGGCTATGTGTATGAGGTCGAAAGCAAGTCCAGttgataattaataaatttctgGCGTTGTCTTAAGACCCACACGCCTCAAAAATCTGTAGACAAACAtagacatttatttatgtgtggTTAGTGTGTTtaatataccctgtagtaaatgtgaaatatataaagtgaTATCAGGTAAGTTGGTTATTATTGTACTCCCTAGTAATCAgtagacaaacaaacaatttcatatatgcgagaaataccctgtagttgCGTTGGAAGGTGTGGTATATACAAATCAAgtccaattaaaaataaatttatgcgaATATCTTTATACGAATATCTTAACACcgaaactaattaaatttatttatttttatttatttgtaaattaaatcaagACTAGTTAACAATTGGTAAATTGTCGACATTGTCTTAAGACCTGCACGCCTAATCGACGTAATTTATGTGTGCTtagtaattatataaaaaaaattctgtatATTAGTTTATTAGTCCAGTTAAtgattaatacatttttgatgTCGTATGCCTCGCAAATCTGTAGAcagtaacatttttttaagtgtgaCAACTGTaattaataccctgtaagtgTGCTATAAATAGGATGGTATAAGCGAActaaattaagcaaatatctaataattttcttgatttgcCTAACAGTTCAAAGCAGAATAAATTTGTGAGGTTCGTGGCTCCTGTCACATACACGTATCTAGAACCTCAGTTTGAAAGA includes the following:
- the LOC117780674 gene encoding uncharacterized protein LOC117780674 — encoded protein: MSAQEVTLVCENLLTFQCLDNQLESAKDYALWLASNMEISWRGRLIEGLLEFLREPSPQHTPRQCVKALRVLHEMTTHCTKVDVKRLVLTTELLSLLRQILNMSRLRGTIKCCCLALLSNILVCGWRMRDAVVESGLLTELLRLLNHEHQGQVMWLLYQVLRYKVPGPSLYAIKKIAQALPALLHHSQDVELLVPALQLSRLISEYHSAMVPAMLKSRLLSRVVRFVLSPVEEVQRQAIFVLSNVCLEYRRRESLFKFPKSILLHIHGLVLGGRLEIRILVLQLLSGIIDNRCIKLEHFVELGLLKKIVFCASKQEPNQRVRLTAGWTLVSLALHLCRCYLEYFIDCGALHAICDLLRLELPVQLLRNILVVLFLLSEKHCHSKQCLLHVMWQCNIWPTVKSLQHNSNAAVRTLSTLLTSRHSMELIFPEGLVFVRM